The Vitis vinifera cultivar Pinot Noir 40024 chromosome 12, ASM3070453v1 genome has a segment encoding these proteins:
- the LOC100244267 gene encoding uncharacterized protein LOC100244267 — protein sequence MNKEHPPEPLDFFIWTVEDVGLWLEGINLGSYRQIFKENGVNGEYLEGMSMFTTEQILRFIRRCHMKWGDFITLCKELRRIKVACLKGEQKVRRPWWAPSCLSIVFVKVAKRNRQSRVVSLKLEP from the exons ATGAACAAAGAACACCCACCGGAGCCGCTTGATTTCTTTATTTGGACTGTGGAG GATGTTGGTTTGTGGTTGGAAGGAATAAACCTTGGAAGCTACCgccaaattttcaaagaaaatggtGTTAATGGAGAATACTTGGAGGGCATGTCAATGTTCACAACTGAACAGATTCTTCGGTTTATAAGGCGGTGCCATATGAAATGGGGAGACTTCATCACACTGTGCAAGGAACTCAGGCGAATTAAAG TGGCTTGCCTGAAAGGAGAGCAAAAGGTTCGTCGGCCCTGGTGGGCTCCATCTTGCCTCTCAATAGTCTTTGTGAAGGTGGCTAAGCGCAACAGACAGTCACGAGTCGTCTCCTTGAAGCTGGAACCATGA